One Globicephala melas chromosome 6, mGloMel1.2, whole genome shotgun sequence genomic window carries:
- the DMRTA1 gene encoding doublesex- and mab-3-related transcription factor A1, whose amino-acid sequence MEQSQCGSRDQSGSGPPHLAPGLVAAAPPPQSPALPVPPGIPVPPTFLRPSSLFLRAAAAATAGSGGCPPPAGVERGVGAVACGYPRTPKCARCRNHGVVSALKGHKRFCRWRDCACAKCTLIAERQRVMAAQVALRRQQAQEESEARALQRLLYPGPSGPGGRSSGGSSRTENPQTTASGPAIVSALGLSASRQASGLATPAFEIFQSDYTEEKQGRKESKCDSCQSGQEELVSKSHQFTLRSSPKSNDVTGKQNVRSSISENPNKDDSIQSPHPGEQSGGEESPRSLSSSDLESGNESEWAKDFTDTTVSLPTVSSRPRDPLDILTKIFPSYRRSRLEGILQFCKGDVVQAIEQVLNGKEHKPDTRDLASSGALENTAFQRASNLSLAGIGFGTLGNKSAFSPLHSTSASYGGDSSIYSLNPRLGISPLRLAYSSPGRGLSGFMSPYLTPGLAPALPFRPALDYAFSGMIRDSSYLPIKDSATGGRLYSRPNQNNM is encoded by the exons ATGGAGCAGTCACAGTGTGGCAGTAGAGACCAAAGCGGCAGCGGCCCACCCCACCTGGCCCCGGGGCTGGTGGCAGCGGCCCCTCCGCCCCAGTCTCCAGCGTTACCGGTACCCCCGGGGATACCTGTTCCTCCAACTTTCCTGCGCCCGTCCAGCCTCTTTCTACGGGCAGCCGCAGCCGCCACCGCGGGAAGCGGAGGCTGCCCGCCGCCTGCCGGAGTGGAAAGGGGGGTGGGCGCCGTGGCCTGCGGCTACCCACGGACACCCAAGTGCGCCCGTTGTCGCAACCACGGAGTCGTGTCAGCCCTCAAGGGCCACAAGCGCTTCTGCCGCTGGCGGGACTGCGCGTGTGCCAAGTGCACCCTGATCGCCGAGCGCCAGCGCGTCATGGCCGCACAGGTGGCGCTGCGCAGGCAGCAGGCCCAGGAGGAGAGCGAAGCCCGGGCGCTGCAGAGGCTTCTATACCCTGGACCCTCAGGGCCCGGGGGTCGATCATCTGGAGGCAGCAGCAGAACGGAGAATCCCCAGACCACAGCAAGTGGCCCTGCGATAGTGAGTGCACTGggactgagtgcctcgagacaggCTAGTGGTCTGGCGACTCCTGCTTTCGAGATTTTCCAGTCAGATTATACAGAGGAAAAACAAG gACGAAAAGAGAGTAAATGTGACTCATGCCAGAGTGGACAAGAAGAACTGGTGTCTAAATCCCATCAATTTACCCTGAGATCATCTCCTAAGTCTAATGATGTCACTGGAAAACAAAACGTCAGGTCATCTATTTCAGAAAACCCAAACAAGGATGATAGCATTCAGTCTCCTCATCCTGGGGAGCAGTCAGGAGGTGAAGAGAGTCCCAGGTCCCTGTCATCGTCTGATTTGGAATCAGGAAATGAAAGTGAGTGGGCCAAAGACTTCACTGATACTACAGTCAGCCTTCCCACTGTGTCCTCTAGACCAAGAGACCCTCTTGATATCCTTACCAAGATTTTCCCGAGTTACAGACGCAGCCGTCTAGAAGGCATTCTACAGTTCTGCAAAGGGGATGTGGTCCAAGCCATTGAACAGGTcctaaatgggaaagaacacAAACCAGACACCAGGGACCTAGCAAGCTCAGGAGCCTTGGAAAATACAGCTTTTCAGAGAGCTTCGAATTTAAGTTTAGCTGGAATTGGTTTTGGAACTCTAGGAAATAAATCAGCTTTCTCTCCCCTTCACAGTACTTCTGCTTCTTATGGAGGTGATTCCAGTATCTACAGCTTAAATCCTAGACTAGGTATCAGTCCATTACGGCTGGCATATTCCTCTCCAGGAAGAGGGCTGTCTGGTTTCATGTCTCCCTACCTAACTCCTGGGTTGGCACCAGCATTGCCTTTTCGGCCAGCTTTGGATTATGCCTTTTCAGGGATGATTAGGGATTCTTCTTACCTTCCCATCAAAGATTCAGCAACTGGTGGCAGACTGTATTCAAGGCCAAATCAGAACAACATGTAA